In Synergistaceae bacterium, the DNA window TCTCCGGCGTCCGACCGTCCGGCTATAAGCAGCAGCACCAAGAGAGCGACCAAGAGCCTCTTCATAAAACCACCCGGCAGTCCGCGCCTCTTGCTACAGCCTGTAGTCGATTATCGCCGATACTCCGACCCCCTGGACCCGCCTGAACCTCTGCAGCGGGTTCTCCGAGTCTATCGGCACGAGGATCTTCACCCTCAGCCTGTCCCTGAAGGAGGCCTCGACCTGGGCCACCGCCTTCGTGGACCCCACGGGCTCCCCCTTCGGACCGGCGACCTGCGCCGCGCCTATGTGAGTCCCGGAGCCGATGGATACGATCGGCACGACCTTGGTGTGGCCCTCGACCTTGACTCCCCTGTTGAGGGTTATGGTGTTGATGAAGTCGTTTATGGGCCCCGCGATGGTCGTGATCACGAACCCGCCTCCGATTACGCCGATCAGGTCGCCCAGATCGAACGCCGCGCAGACCCCGCCGCCCAATAGCAGCATCGCCAGCGACCAGGCCGCGACCGTCTTTTTCCCCTTGCGAATGAACTTCATACCAGGCACTCCCCTCACTGATCCATCATGTCGGAGCCGCTTTCAACAGAGATGTCGTCCGCCGACTCCACAGGGACCACCGCGTCCGGGTCCCTCAGCAGCCCCCTCAGTCCGAGCGGAACCGGGTAGGCCCCGGCCTTGACGGTCTCCTCCGTCTGGCTGAAGACCACGCTGCCTGCGGGAAGCTCCTTGAGGTCGCCTCTGACCAGAAAGCCCGTGACCAGCCCCACCGGTCCGAGAAGAAGCGCTCCGACGACGCTGGTGCCGGCAGCGGCGAGCTGGGCCGACTCCGCCTCGACGGCCTGCTTCGACTCCTCTCCGAAGACCAGGCGGATCGGAGACGGGCCGAGAGGAAACAGGGAGTCCACGCTTATCTTCACCTCGGCGGGACGCCCGAAGCTCCTGGGCTTCGTCACCTCCTCGACGACGGCGGAGACCCGGCTTCCCTTCGGCGCCACCAGTTTGGCGCCCACGACGAGGTCCGAGTCCAATAGGAGGTCTACCGAGTCCCCCTTCTTCGCGCTCTTCGGCGAGAGAGGGTAGGCCAGCGAGGCCCTGATGATAGTCGCCTCTGGAAGCTCCGCCTCCTCGGCTGCGACAGGATCGGAGAGCAGCAGTCCCAGCACCCTCTCCAGCCGCATGGCTACAGGGCGGTCCACCTGGGGCGTCCCCTCGAGCTGAACCTCCAACCCCTCCACCCTCCTGGTAACGGAGGACAGGACGTCAATCTCTCGGTCGATGGCCCATTCCGCGACTCCCAGCTTGAAGAGGAGCGACGGCTGATACTCCGTGCCCTTCTCCACGAAGTTCAGCAGGGCCGCCTGCCTCTCGGCGATGCTCCCCGGCAGCTCTCGGCCGAACATATCCCTCTCGATCGAGCCAAGGCGGTCGATGAGCCCTCCAGTGTGCTCGATTCCGTACACCAGCCGCTCAACTCTTCCCATGACGTGGAAGGTGGAGGAGTCCTCCTCCGACATCCCCGGAAGCGCGGCTACCACCGTCAAAAGGGCCGCGCACGCAAGCACGAGCACGCTTCGCCTCATTATTTCTCATCCTCCTCGTAGTCCGATCGACACATTTTCACCGCCTCGCCCACGAAGCCCATGAACAGCGGGTGGGGCTTCACCGGCCGGGAGCGGAACTCCGGATGAAACTGAACGCCGACAAACCAGGGATGATCCTTCAACTCCACGATCTCCACCAGGTTCTTCTCCTCGTAGACGCCGGCGATCAGCATCCCCTTTTCCTCAAGGCGCTTTCTGTAGTCGTTGTTGAACTCGTACCTGTGCCTGTGGCGCTCGCTAACACATGAAACGCCGTAGGCAGCGGCAGCCTTGCCGTACCCCGCGAGGGTGCAGGGATAGGCTCCGAGGCGCATCGTTCCGCCCAGGTCGCCGAGCTTTTTCTGATCCTCCATTAAGTGTATCACAGGGTTAGAGCATCCGGGGTCGATCTCCGAGCTATGAGCTCCGGGAAGTCCGCAGACGTGCCTCGCGAATTCCACCACCGCCGCCTGCATCCCGAGGCACAGGCCGAAAAAGGGTATTCCGTTCTCTCGCGCGTAGCGAGCCGCGGAGATCTTTCCCTCGATACCGCGAGCCCCGAAGCCGCCGGGGACGAGTATACCGTGCGCGCCCTCCAGGAGGTCGGCCGCCCCCGTCGCCTCGATAGCCTCGGCCTCGACGGAGCGGATCCTGACCCGCACGTCGTGGTGTATCCCGGCGTGGTGCAGAGCCTCGACGACGCTCAGGTAGGCATCTTTGTGGTTGGCGTACTTTCCGACCACGGCCACCTCCACCTCGCCCGACGGGTTGCAGAAGCCGGAGGCAACCCTCTCCCAATCGGACAGGTCCGGCTCGTCGCGTGACTCCATCGACAGCCCCTTGAGCACGAGCTTGTCGAACCCCTGCTCGTACAGGCTCAGTGGAACCCTGTATATCGTCGGCTCGTCGAGCACCTGTATCACGGCGTCCGGGGGAACGTTGCAGAAGAGAGCCATCTTGTCGCGCATCCCGTCCTCGATGGGGAAGTGAGAGCGGCAGACCAGGATCTGAGGCAGGATGCCTATGCGCCTCAGCTCTTGGACGCTGTGCTGGGTGGGCTTCGTCTTCATCTCGCGTGCGGCCTCCAGCCACGGCACCAGTGTCACGTGGCAGTAGAGCACGTTGTCCCTGCCCACCCTGGAGGCCATCTGCCTGATCGCCTCCAGGAAGGGCTGCCCCTCTATGTCCCCCACCGTGCCTCCTATCTCGGCTATCACTATGTCGCTCTTATCCCCGATGCGGAGGATCCGCCCCTGGATCTCGCTAGTGATATGGGGTATCACCTGCACGGTGCCCCCAAGGTAGTCGCCCCGCCGTTCCTTGGCTATCACGGTGGAGTAGACCTTGCCGGTGGTCACGTTGTTGTCCGCGCACAGTGACTCGTCGATGAAACGCTCGTAGTGCCCAAGATCAAGGTCCGTCTCCGCTCCGTCGTCCGTGACGAAGACCTCTCCGTGCTGAAAGGGGTTCATCGTGCCGGCATCCACGTTTAGATATGGATCCAGCTTGATTATGGACACGCGAAAACCCCTTTTTTTCAGAAGCACCCCCAGGGAAGCGGCGGTTATCCCCTTTCCCAGCGAGGATACCACCCCGCCGGTGACAAACACGTACTTCGCCATTGCCCTCATCCTCCGTGGTCAGTTAAAAAAGATGGACCAGGGATGACCCCGGTCCAGTGTTTCTCGTGTAAGAACGCACCGCACGCGGCCTCACGGCCTATTTCAACAGCCCGAGCGGATTAACCGGGCTCTTACCCCTGCGGATCTCGAAGTGGAGGTGAGGTCCCGTGGTCCTGCCGGTGGTTCCGACGGTGGCTATCGCCTGCCCCTGGGCTATCTTCTGCCCCTTTCGCACGGAAAGGGTGCTGCAGTGGGCGTACAGAGTGGAGTTTCCGTCGTTGTGCTTGATGACCACGACCTTACCGTATCCTCCCATCCAGCCGGAGTATTCGACGACTCCCGCCTTTGAGGCATGGATGGCCCTGCCCCTGGGAGACTTGATATCGATGCCGGTGTGGAAGTCGCGGCGACGAGTGATCGGATGGCGCCTCCAGCCAAACGGGCTGTTGATCTTGCCCACCACCGGCCATCTGTAATTTCTGGATGCCGCGGTGACCTTTCCGGCGGAACCCTTCGCCTGGGTGGTCTCCGGCCTAGCGCCCGGGAGGAAGATCTCCTTGTCAGCGACAAGAGGCTCCGCGTCCTTTCCGTTGGCCTCCTTTATCCTCTCGACCGTGATCGAGAACTTTTTCGCTATTCCCGCCAGGGCGTCTCCCTTTTTCACCTTGTAGAATATGCCGTCCTGGTTGGGCACGCGAAGGGTGATGCCGGGACGGATCACGTTGATATTGTTCAGGTTGTTGCAGCCGATGAGAGTGTCTATCTCCAGGTTCTGCGAGTTGGAGATCGACCAGAGGCTATCGCCCTCCGCGACGACGTAGGCCGTTATCTTGATCGGCAGGACCTTCTCGCGGGCCGCGACAAGCCGAGCCTTCCTCGTGAGCACCTGCTCCAGAGTGGCCTCGACTGCGGAACTGTCGTTGGGTATAAGCAGGATCTGCTTCTCGGAAAGCCTGTTGGCGTTTTTAAGCTCGTTGGCCTTCATTATATCGTTTATAGACACCCCGTGGGCCATAGCTATATCCGACAGGGTCTGTCCCAGCTTGACCACGTGCTCCGTCCAGAGCACGTCGACCTTGGCCAGAACGACCTCCTCGCTCTCCTCTCCAAGGTCCTCCTCGTCCAACAGGAGAGCCTTCTCCCCGTCCTCGCCTACGCTAAGGATGACAGTTTCGTAGTCGGACGCGTAGGAGTCCGCCGGATCTCCGGCTGCCTTGGCGCCTCCCTTGGAGAATGGGGAGCAGGAGACCGCCGAGTTCGCGAACAACGCTCCGTTGATCGTGGCGAACGAACTGTCCCCCATGCTCAGCCCGCCGGGCGAACGGGGCTGGAATACTGTCATCCTGGAGACCCCGAAGCCGGAGCCAAGGCCCGAGCCTCCGTACTGCCCGCCCTTTTGGACGAGGTGCTCGGGGAATTCGAAGCCGCTTTCACCGGCGGTCGTGACACTCTTGGAGGTGAAGGGCATGTCGCCGACGCCCCCTCCTAAGAACCTGGAGAAAGGCCAGTTGAACTCCGCGGCCGAACGACACTCCGCAGCGACTACGCCATCATACGTGTCGGCGTTCTCCGGAGCCGCCGGCCTCTTTTGGGGCGTATCCTCACCCTTGACGGGAAGCAGGCAGGGCTCGACGCACACCCCCCTCGAGGAGAACAGGAAACCGAGGTCGATCTCGCCCTCCAAATCCCCCTCTTCGATGAATGAGTCCGACATCTCGATAACTATGAAGCCCGAGGCCGGGAGGACGAAGTCCTCCGGTGAGGGCGAATCCACAAGGCCGCCCCAAGCTGTGCCCACCGTGCGGTCGGTCGCCTCCAGCACCAGCATGGCGGACGCCGCCAGCATCACGAAAATCGCCAAGTAGCAGCCAAGCCGTCCCGCCGTCATTCGTTTTTTCTTCTTGGCAAGGGTCGACAGGTAGACCCTTCTTTTACCTCTCTCCGAGCTGCCGAATACCCCAAAGGGCGAGGGTGAGTTCCGCTTCCTCAATCACCTCAACCTCCTCCGTCTGCAGAATGAGCCCGCCGCGTCCCGATCTTCCGGCGCGGGGGCAATCAGCCTACCCTTTCTTGATGGTCAACAGGAAGTCCCTGTTGGTGGGAGACTGTTTCAGCTTATCGATTATCAGGTTGAGCGCCCCCGCTTCGTCGACATTTACAATGCGTCGCCGCAGCAGCCATAGGCGGCTGAGCTCGTCCTCGTCGAACAGCAGCTCCTCGTGCCTTGTGCCCGACTTCACTATGTCGATGGCGGGGAAGATACGTTGCTCCGATAGCTTCCTGGAAAGATGAAGCTCCATGTTGCCCGTGCCCTTGAATTCCTCGTATATCACCTCGTCCATGCGGCTGCCCGTGTCGACCAGAGCCGTGCCGATTATCGTCAGGCTTCCGCCCTCCTCTATATTCCGCGCGGCGCCGAAGAAGCGCTTCGGGAAGTAGAGAGCCGCCGGGTCCATTCCTCCCGAAAGGGTTCTCCCGGAAGGAGGCACCACCAGGTTGGACGCCCTCGCCAGGCGTGTTATCGAGTCCAGCAGCAGAACGACGTCCTTGCCAACCTCCACCAGTCGCTTCGCCTTCTCCAGGGCCAGGTTGGCCACCCTGAGATGCTCGTCCGACGGCCTGTCGAAGGTGGAGGCGATAATCTCCCCGTCCACCGAGCGGGTCATGTCGGTGACCTCCTCCGGCCGCTCGTCTATCAGCAACACCATGACGATGACATCCGGGAAGTTGGTCGTCACCGAGTTGGCTATCTTCTTCAGGAGGGTGGTCTTTCCCGCCTTCGGCGGCGAGACCAGAAGCGCCCTCTGCCCCTTGCCTATGGGCGCAAAAAGATCCACCAGGCGAGTGGAAATCTCCCTCGGGTCCGTCTCAAGCACTATCTTCTCGTTGGGAAAGATGGGTGTGATCGAGTTGAAATGCGGCCTCCTGCGCGCCGCCTCCGGGTCGGAGAAGTTGACCATCTCCACCCTCAGCAGAGCCTCGTAGTGCTCCGAGTCGCGCGGCGGGCGTACGAGCCCCCATATCACGTCGCCGTTCCTGAGGCCGAAACGGCGAACCTGCGATGCGGAGACGTAGACGTCGTGATCGCTCGGCAACAGCCCCTTCGGGCGAAGGAAGCCGTACCCCTCCTGCAGGACCTCGAGCGTGCCCCCGCCGAAGCGGTAGTTCAGCTCCTCGGCCTGCGCCCTGAGTATCGCGATGATGAGGTCATCCTTGCGCAGCGAGGAAAAACCGATGACCCCCATCTCCTTCGCGATCTTTCGAAGCTCGGGGTTTAGCAGGCCGGCCAGGTGACCGTATGTATGCCTCGGCTTGGGCGGAAGCCTGGACGGCTCGTCCGGCTCCGGCCTGAGCTGGGCGGTTCTCTGAGCCGTTGCACCGGTGGTGTTCTCCGATGCCTCGGCTAAAACGGTATTATCGGATGACATTGAATCTGCTCCGGGCAGTATGGACGTTGGCGTCCGGAGGGCTTTGGAACCCCTTATCGATGACTATCGGATATGAAAACACGTATCTGGACATCCCCTTCCTGAAAGAGCGCCGTGTCGCTGCGAAAGAATGATTAATTCACGGCGCCATGTAATGACTGAGGTTGTTCCGCTATCTCGAACAGAGTGTCCGAGAACACCCTGTCGAAAAGCGATATCCTCACTGAATAGGCTCCCTTGGGCAACGGCGACCCGTCCTCCAGGAGAAGACAGAACGCCTTGGCGCCGCTGCCCTGTTCCAGCGTTACCTCCTGGGATTGAATCGGGCGCCCCCTGAAAAACCATCTCACCTTCACGTTCTCGCCGTAGCCCGCCCGCGAATAGTCGAACCACAGGCACAGCTGCCGGGTCCCGTAAGAAAAAACAGAGCTGACGCCGACGGGGGTCATATTTCCGTCGACCTCGTCGCAAAGGACTATATTGTGTATCTCGAACGAGCCGGCGGCCTTCTTCGATCGTATCGCCCCGAACGAGAGGACGAGCAGGGAGATGATAGCGAACCCGACCATTGCTAGGAACAACTTCCCGCTCCTGGACATTATACCCACCGCCCCGAAAAAAAGACAAGTACAGAGAGAAGACGATCAAACACTGCCGACGGGCGCAATATCAGTCCAGAGCCGGATGAAACGGCCCCTGGCCCGTGCATTCCAAAAACACTCTACCATGAAAATTATTGGGAGGCAAGAGGAAACAGAGGCAAATAAGATGGTATTCCAGCTAAAACCAACAGATGGAGCGCAAACAGGACAACCCTTATGCAGGGTCCCCCGCTATTTCGGCGGCAATGCCCCTCAGGAACCGGACGACCTCCCTGTGGACGTCCGCCTCGAAACCGTCCACCGTCGGCGCGCAGGCGCGGGTCACCCCGTCGACGGCACCGGCATCGACAAGAGCGGCCAGCATCTCGTCGATCTCGCTCTCCCCGGGTCCGATCCACTCTCGGTTTCTCGCTGACATCAGGGCCGCCAGCGCGTAACCGCCCCAATCGGACACGTCCGTCGGCACCGCCACCGTCGAGGGGGTGACGGAGAGACACTTTGCGTAGCCCGGGAGAGAAGCCGACAGGGCCTCGTGGAGGATGCCCATGCCCGCCTCGTTTCCCCCGTCCCCCACCGCCAGCACCGGGATCCCCCCGTCCATGGCGACCGCCGCGGCATCGTCCAGGGGACAGGTGAAGTCCGAGATGTCCTCCGAGCGCATGTTGTAGTACCTCCCGTCCGCGGCCCGTCCCAATCGTTCGAGGTAGACCAGCAGCGACGGTCGCGACTCGAGCACCTCCGAACCGCTCTCCGCGCAACGGACCTCCGGCCCGCCGACGGAGCGGGAGCAGGCCTCGACCGCCTCCAGGCACAGGGGATCCGTGAACAGCAGCACTCCCTTCCCGAGACGGGAGAGGGCTCGCCCAAGCATGACCGCCCCTCCGGGGCCATCGGTCTCCGGCGCACCGCGGGCGGGCACGAAGAACCCTGTCACGATCACGACCGAGGCCGCACTCCACAGGAGATCGCAGGCGTCGCGAAGGTGTTCCGCCCTCAGAAGAGGCCCCACCCCCCTGCCGGACCTGTCGGAGGCGATCACGCGACGGACTCGGTCGAGGAGAGACACGTCAGACCCCCAGCTTGTCCACCAGGGCCAGCATCTCCGGGTTGAGCTCCTTCTTGGTCCTCCAGGCGTCCTCTATGGGGCAGAGCTCCATCCTGCCGCATATCGAGCCGGTCATGACGCCCGACCTGCCCTCCAGCAGCGACTCCACCGCGAAAGATCCCATGCGCGAGGCCAGTATCGTGTCGAACGACGAAGGGCTTCCTCCGCGCTGGATGTATCCGAGCACCGTGACTCGCGCGTCGTAGCCGCCCGTGTCCTGAAGACTGTC includes these proteins:
- a CDS encoding LysM peptidoglycan-binding domain-containing M23 family metallopeptidase, translated to MRKRNSPSPFGVFGSSERGKRRVYLSTLAKKKKRMTAGRLGCYLAIFVMLAASAMLVLEATDRTVGTAWGGLVDSPSPEDFVLPASGFIVIEMSDSFIEEGDLEGEIDLGFLFSSRGVCVEPCLLPVKGEDTPQKRPAAPENADTYDGVVAAECRSAAEFNWPFSRFLGGGVGDMPFTSKSVTTAGESGFEFPEHLVQKGGQYGGSGLGSGFGVSRMTVFQPRSPGGLSMGDSSFATINGALFANSAVSCSPFSKGGAKAAGDPADSYASDYETVILSVGEDGEKALLLDEEDLGEESEEVVLAKVDVLWTEHVVKLGQTLSDIAMAHGVSINDIMKANELKNANRLSEKQILLIPNDSSAVEATLEQVLTRKARLVAAREKVLPIKITAYVVAEGDSLWSISNSQNLEIDTLIGCNNLNNINVIRPGITLRVPNQDGIFYKVKKGDALAGIAKKFSITVERIKEANGKDAEPLVADKEIFLPGARPETTQAKGSAGKVTAASRNYRWPVVGKINSPFGWRRHPITRRRDFHTGIDIKSPRGRAIHASKAGVVEYSGWMGGYGKVVVIKHNDGNSTLYAHCSTLSVRKGQKIAQGQAIATVGTTGRTTGPHLHFEIRRGKSPVNPLGLLK
- a CDS encoding CTP synthase codes for the protein MAKYVFVTGGVVSSLGKGITAASLGVLLKKRGFRVSIIKLDPYLNVDAGTMNPFQHGEVFVTDDGAETDLDLGHYERFIDESLCADNNVTTGKVYSTVIAKERRGDYLGGTVQVIPHITSEIQGRILRIGDKSDIVIAEIGGTVGDIEGQPFLEAIRQMASRVGRDNVLYCHVTLVPWLEAAREMKTKPTQHSVQELRRIGILPQILVCRSHFPIEDGMRDKMALFCNVPPDAVIQVLDEPTIYRVPLSLYEQGFDKLVLKGLSMESRDEPDLSDWERVASGFCNPSGEVEVAVVGKYANHKDAYLSVVEALHHAGIHHDVRVRIRSVEAEAIEATGAADLLEGAHGILVPGGFGARGIEGKISAARYARENGIPFFGLCLGMQAAVVEFARHVCGLPGAHSSEIDPGCSNPVIHLMEDQKKLGDLGGTMRLGAYPCTLAGYGKAAAAYGVSCVSERHRHRYEFNNDYRKRLEEKGMLIAGVYEEKNLVEIVELKDHPWFVGVQFHPEFRSRPVKPHPLFMGFVGEAVKMCRSDYEEDEK
- a CDS encoding DUF4392 domain-containing protein; the protein is MSLLDRVRRVIASDRSGRGVGPLLRAEHLRDACDLLWSAASVVIVTGFFVPARGAPETDGPGGAVMLGRALSRLGKGVLLFTDPLCLEAVEACSRSVGGPEVRCAESGSEVLESRPSLLVYLERLGRAADGRYYNMRSEDISDFTCPLDDAAAVAMDGGIPVLAVGDGGNEAGMGILHEALSASLPGYAKCLSVTPSTVAVPTDVSDWGGYALAALMSARNREWIGPGESEIDEMLAALVDAGAVDGVTRACAPTVDGFEADVHREVVRFLRGIAAEIAGDPA
- a CDS encoding transcription termination factor Rho; this translates as MSSDNTVLAEASENTTGATAQRTAQLRPEPDEPSRLPPKPRHTYGHLAGLLNPELRKIAKEMGVIGFSSLRKDDLIIAILRAQAEELNYRFGGGTLEVLQEGYGFLRPKGLLPSDHDVYVSASQVRRFGLRNGDVIWGLVRPPRDSEHYEALLRVEMVNFSDPEAARRRPHFNSITPIFPNEKIVLETDPREISTRLVDLFAPIGKGQRALLVSPPKAGKTTLLKKIANSVTTNFPDVIVMVLLIDERPEEVTDMTRSVDGEIIASTFDRPSDEHLRVANLALEKAKRLVEVGKDVVLLLDSITRLARASNLVVPPSGRTLSGGMDPAALYFPKRFFGAARNIEEGGSLTIIGTALVDTGSRMDEVIYEEFKGTGNMELHLSRKLSEQRIFPAIDIVKSGTRHEELLFDEDELSRLWLLRRRIVNVDEAGALNLIIDKLKQSPTNRDFLLTIKKG